The bacterium genome segment GATGCGCGCGCCCTGCCAGCAGGCGATCGACGACTCCTACATCGCCCAGACCGGAATCCTCGCCGAGGCCGTCGCCAAAGGGATCGAGCAAGGACGGGTCCGCCCGGTCAACGCGCGCGAGGTGGCGTTCGTGGTCTTCGACGTGACGCGCGGGTTGGTGGCGCGCCGCACGCGCGGCTGGTCCGACGCGACGCTCGACGAGGACATCGAGAGCGCCTTCGACTTCGTCTGGAAAGGGCTGGAGGCCCGATGATCGCTTCGCGCATCGCGGCCGTCGCCTGCGCCGCGGCCGTTCTCGCCGCGACCGGCGCGTCGGCGCAGGAGGCGCCCGCGGGGTCCGGCCTGACGCTCGCCGCGGCGGTGGCCCGCGGCCTCGAACGGAACGTCGCCGCGCGCCTCGCCGCGCAGCAGGTGCGGACGGCCGAAGGCGAGGCCCGGCTCGACCGCTCCGGCCTCCTCCCCGACGTCGAAGCGCACCTCTCCGCCGCGCGGCAGACCGTGGATCTCGAGAACTACGGCCTGCCGCTCGCCCCCGGCGAAAACCCGATCGTCGGTCCCTACAACGTGCTCGACGCGCGCGTCGGCGCCTCTCAGGCGCTCTGGGACGCCGAGGCGCTCGCCCGCGCCCGCGCCGGCCGCGGCGCCCTCGAGGCGGCGCGCCTCTCGGCGAAGGACGTGCGCGAGAGGACGGCCGCCGCCGTCGCCGCGCTCTACGTGCGCGCCGCCGTCGCCGCGCGGCGGATCGCCGAGGTCCGCGCGCAGCACGCCACGGCCGAAGCGCTGCTCGCCCGCGCCCGCGCCCTGAAGGAAGCCGGCGTCGCGCCGGGGATCGACGTGCTGCGCGCCGCCGTGCAGGAAAAGGCCGAGCGCCAGCGCGTGATCGTCGCCGAAACCGATTTCGCCAAGGCGAAGCTCGCGCTCGCGCAGGCGATCGAGCTGCCGCTGGCCGACGACCTGCGCCTCGCCGACGAGGTCGCCTACGCGCCGATCGCCGCGCCGGACGAGTCGGACGCGCTGCGCCGCGCCGCCGCGCGCTTCGACGTGCAGGCCGCGCGCGAGGAGATCCGCGCCGCGGAGAACGCGCGCGCGGCGGAGAAGGCGCGCTACCTCCCCTCGCTGCGTCTTTCCGCCGATCTCGGCCTGACCGGTCCCGACGCGCCGAGCCGCGAGCGCACCTACACCGTCGGCGCCGCGCTCAAGATCCCGCTCTTCGAGGCGGGGCGCACGAGCGCGCGGCTGCTCGCCGCCGACGCGCGGCTGGAGTCGGCCCGCGCCCGCGGCGCCGACCTCGCGGCGCGCGCCGAAGAAGAAGTCCGCGCCGCGCTGCTCGACGTCCGCGCCGCCGACGAGCGGGTCCACGTCGCGAACGACGCCGTCGACCTCGCCGCCGAGCAATTGCGCCAGGCGCGCGACCGCTTCGAGGCCGGCGTCGCCGACAACCTCGAGGTCGTGCAGGCGCAGGACGCCGCGGCGCGCGCGACCGACGACTACCTCGCCGCGCTCTACGCGCACAACCTCGCCAAGCTCTCCCTCGCCCGGGCCGTCGGCGACGCCGAAACGGCGGCGCCCCGGCTCTTCGGAGGCGCCCAGTGACCACCGGCCGAGAAC includes the following:
- a CDS encoding TolC family protein, giving the protein MIASRIAAVACAAAVLAATGASAQEAPAGSGLTLAAAVARGLERNVAARLAAQQVRTAEGEARLDRSGLLPDVEAHLSAARQTVDLENYGLPLAPGENPIVGPYNVLDARVGASQALWDAEALARARAGRGALEAARLSAKDVRERTAAAVAALYVRAAVAARRIAEVRAQHATAEALLARARALKEAGVAPGIDVLRAAVQEKAERQRVIVAETDFAKAKLALAQAIELPLADDLRLADEVAYAPIAAPDESDALRRAAARFDVQAAREEIRAAENARAAEKARYLPSLRLSADLGLTGPDAPSRERTYTVGAALKIPLFEAGRTSARLLAADARLESARARGADLAARAEEEVRAALLDVRAADERVHVANDAVDLAAEQLRQARDRFEAGVADNLEVVQAQDAAARATDDYLAALYAHNLAKLSLARAVGDAETAAPRLFGGAQ